The following are from one region of the Nocardioides marmotae genome:
- a CDS encoding LrgB family protein, giving the protein MRELVESPVFLVGLTLAAYRIGCWVRDRARGHALAQPVLVAIVVTGATLLALDIDATVYADGVQVLSFWLGAATVALAVPLHRQVSRLRGFVVPMLVAIPLGVTTSVVSVVLLARWTGADEELALTLSPKAATTPVSIALSETIGGIPSLTAALTIAIGVLGAIAGPALLTLARITDRRARGLALGGVSHGIGASRALVEDETEGAFAGLSMGLTALTTSLLLPLLLTVLL; this is encoded by the coding sequence GTGAGGGAGCTCGTCGAGTCGCCGGTCTTCCTCGTCGGGCTCACCCTCGCGGCCTACCGGATCGGCTGCTGGGTCCGCGACCGGGCGCGCGGGCACGCGCTGGCCCAGCCGGTGCTCGTCGCGATCGTGGTCACCGGCGCGACGCTGCTCGCTCTCGACATCGACGCCACGGTCTACGCCGACGGCGTCCAGGTGCTCTCGTTCTGGCTCGGCGCCGCGACGGTGGCGCTCGCGGTGCCGCTGCACCGCCAGGTCTCCCGCCTGCGCGGCTTCGTGGTCCCGATGCTGGTGGCGATCCCGCTCGGCGTCACCACCTCGGTCGTCTCGGTGGTGCTGCTGGCCCGGTGGACCGGCGCCGACGAGGAGCTGGCGCTCACGCTGAGCCCCAAGGCGGCCACCACCCCGGTCTCCATCGCGCTCTCGGAGACGATCGGCGGCATCCCGTCGCTGACCGCCGCGCTCACCATCGCCATCGGCGTGCTCGGGGCGATCGCCGGGCCGGCCCTGCTGACCCTGGCGCGGATCACCGACCGCCGGGCCCGCGGCCTGGCTCTCGGCGGGGTATCCCACGGCATCGGCGCCTCCCGCGCGCTCGTCGAGGACGAGACCGAGGGCGCCTTCGCCGGGCTGTCGATGGGCCTGACCGCGCTCACCACGAGCCTCCTGCTGCCCCTGCTGCTCACCGTCCTGCTCTAG
- a CDS encoding UDP-N-acetylmuramate dehydrogenase: protein MPEPAPSPASSPGAALLRDHTTLRLGGPAGELVVATTEAEVLAALDTDRPVLVLGGGSNLVVADEGFPGRVVKVATTGITADVEGDDPSCGGVLVTVAAGEPWDRLVEVAVDRGWVGVEALSGIPGSVGATPIQNVGAYGQEVAQTIASVRVWDRALRGVRTFANAECGFSYRHSRFKADPGRHVVLSVTFQLRQGTLGAPVQYAELARTLGVEPGQRAPLREVREAVLGLRRGKGMVLDDADHDTWSAGSFFTNPVVPADQVPEDAPAWPAGDGLVKTSAAWLIDHAGFGKGYAAGRVSLSTKHALALTNRGGATTAELLGLAREVRDGVQAAYGIRLVNEPVLVGCEL, encoded by the coding sequence GTGCCTGAGCCCGCCCCCTCGCCCGCCTCCTCACCCGGCGCCGCGCTCCTGCGCGACCACACCACGCTGCGTCTCGGCGGGCCGGCAGGCGAGCTCGTCGTCGCCACCACCGAGGCCGAGGTCCTCGCCGCCCTCGACACCGACCGGCCGGTGCTGGTCCTCGGCGGCGGCAGCAACCTCGTCGTCGCCGACGAGGGCTTCCCCGGCCGCGTGGTCAAGGTCGCCACCACCGGCATCACCGCCGACGTGGAGGGCGACGACCCCTCCTGCGGCGGGGTCCTGGTCACGGTCGCGGCGGGGGAGCCCTGGGACCGCCTCGTCGAGGTCGCCGTGGACCGCGGCTGGGTCGGCGTCGAGGCGCTCTCCGGCATCCCCGGCTCGGTCGGGGCCACCCCGATCCAGAACGTCGGCGCCTACGGCCAGGAGGTCGCCCAGACGATCGCCTCGGTGCGCGTCTGGGACCGCGCCCTGCGCGGCGTGCGGACCTTCGCCAATGCCGAATGCGGGTTCTCCTACCGCCACTCCCGGTTCAAGGCCGACCCCGGCCGCCACGTCGTCCTCTCGGTCACCTTCCAGCTGCGCCAGGGCACCCTCGGCGCGCCGGTGCAGTACGCCGAGCTCGCCCGCACCCTCGGTGTCGAGCCGGGGCAGCGTGCGCCGCTGCGTGAGGTCCGCGAGGCCGTCCTGGGGCTGCGCCGCGGCAAGGGGATGGTCCTCGACGACGCCGACCACGACACGTGGAGCGCCGGCTCGTTCTTCACCAACCCCGTCGTCCCGGCCGACCAGGTTCCCGAGGACGCCCCGGCCTGGCCTGCGGGCGACGGGCTGGTCAAGACCTCGGCCGCCTGGCTCATCGACCACGCCGGCTTCGGCAAGGGGTACGCCGCCGGCCGGGTGTCGCTGTCGACCAAGCACGCCCTCGCCCTCACCAACCGCGGCGGCGCCACCACCGCCGAGCTGCTGGGCCTGGCCCGCGAGGTGCGCGACGGCGTCCAGGCGGCGTACGGCATCCGGCTGGTCAACGAGCCGGTGCTCGTCGGCTGCGAGCTCTAG
- the rpmG gene encoding 50S ribosomal protein L33, whose amino-acid sequence MASKSSDVRPKITLACVECKERNYITKKNRRNDPDRLELAKFCPRCRTHRAHRETR is encoded by the coding sequence GTGGCCTCCAAGAGCTCCGACGTTCGCCCCAAGATCACGCTCGCCTGTGTCGAGTGCAAGGAGCGCAACTACATCACGAAGAAGAACCGCCGCAACGACCCCGACCGGCTCGAGCTGGCGAAGTTCTGCCCCCGTTGCCGCACCCACCGGGCTCACCGCGAGACCCGCTGA
- a CDS encoding DNA-3-methyladenine glycosylase I yields MTGPVVGEDGLARCPWGAAPGLMRDYHDEEWGRPVTGEAAYLERLTLEAFQSGLSWATILRKREAFRAAFAGFDADVVAAYDDGDRARLLADAGIVRNRLKVDAAITNARATVALREHEGLEALVRSFAPEVSPAPETTAEVATTSPASVALSKELKRRGFVFVGPTTMHALLEAIGLFDPHLVGCHRRGA; encoded by the coding sequence GTGACCGGCCCGGTCGTGGGGGAGGACGGCCTCGCCCGCTGTCCGTGGGGCGCCGCGCCGGGGCTGATGCGCGACTACCACGACGAGGAGTGGGGCCGGCCGGTCACCGGCGAGGCGGCGTACCTCGAACGGCTCACGCTGGAGGCGTTCCAGTCGGGGCTGTCCTGGGCGACGATCCTGCGCAAGCGCGAGGCGTTCCGCGCGGCGTTCGCGGGCTTCGACGCCGACGTGGTGGCGGCCTACGACGACGGCGACCGCGCGCGGCTCCTGGCCGACGCCGGCATCGTCCGCAACCGGCTCAAGGTCGACGCGGCGATCACCAACGCCCGCGCCACCGTCGCGCTGCGCGAGCACGAGGGGCTCGAGGCGCTGGTGCGGTCCTTCGCCCCCGAGGTCTCGCCGGCCCCGGAGACGACCGCGGAGGTCGCGACCACCTCGCCGGCGTCGGTCGCGCTGTCCAAGGAGCTCAAGCGCCGTGGCTTCGTCTTCGTCGGTCCGACGACCATGCACGCGCTCCTGGAGGCGATCGGGCTCTTCGACCCGCACCTGGTCGGGTGCCACCGCCGGGGCGCCTGA
- a CDS encoding pirin family protein, whose product MTDLELLIPRDVPLGGPRAMTVRRTLPQRHRSLVGAWCFLDHYGPDDVSETGGMVVAPHPHTGLQTVSWLFTGEVEHRDSAGNVATVRPGEVNLMTAGRGISHSEVSPPTTTVLHGAQLWVALPSSARDTGPGFVHHVPEPVRAGGLEARVFLGSLLGVTSPVPTHTPLLGAELLLDPGAVVTLDVDPAFEHAVLVDTGSVAVAGDSVAGAVGKDALGYLAPGEDRLELRAGEEPTRLLLLGGPPFGEQVVMWWNFLGSSHEDVVAAREAWQAQVLADAGAETHPDAAGGLRERPAATQRVVPAGTDVRPGRFGVVPGQPLPPIPAPPLPNARLRARG is encoded by the coding sequence GTGACCGACCTCGAGCTGCTCATCCCGCGCGACGTCCCGCTCGGCGGGCCCCGGGCGATGACGGTACGGCGCACCCTGCCGCAGCGGCACCGGTCGCTGGTGGGCGCGTGGTGCTTCCTGGACCACTACGGCCCCGACGACGTGTCCGAGACCGGCGGCATGGTCGTCGCCCCGCACCCGCACACGGGGCTGCAGACGGTGAGCTGGCTGTTCACCGGCGAGGTCGAGCACCGCGACAGCGCCGGCAACGTGGCCACGGTCCGCCCCGGCGAGGTCAACCTGATGACAGCCGGGCGCGGCATCAGCCACTCCGAGGTCTCGCCGCCGACCACCACCGTGCTGCACGGCGCCCAGCTGTGGGTGGCGCTGCCCTCGTCCGCTCGCGACACCGGGCCCGGCTTCGTGCACCACGTCCCCGAGCCGGTGCGCGCGGGCGGGCTGGAGGCGCGGGTCTTCCTCGGCTCCCTGCTCGGCGTCACCTCCCCGGTGCCGACCCACACCCCGCTGCTCGGCGCCGAGCTGCTGCTCGACCCGGGCGCCGTCGTGACCCTCGACGTCGACCCGGCCTTCGAGCACGCCGTCCTGGTCGACACCGGCTCGGTGGCGGTCGCCGGCGACTCGGTCGCCGGCGCGGTCGGCAAGGACGCGCTCGGCTACCTCGCACCCGGGGAGGACCGCCTCGAGCTGCGCGCCGGCGAGGAGCCCACCCGGCTGCTGCTGCTCGGCGGCCCGCCCTTCGGCGAGCAGGTCGTGATGTGGTGGAACTTCCTGGGCTCCAGCCACGAGGACGTCGTCGCCGCCCGCGAGGCGTGGCAGGCGCAGGTGCTCGCCGACGCGGGCGCCGAGACCCACCCCGACGCCGCCGGCGGGCTGCGCGAGCGGCCGGCCGCGACCCAGCGGGTGGTGCCGGCCGGCACGGACGTCCGCCCCGGCCGGTTCGGGGTGGTCCCCGGCCAGCCGCTGCCGCCGATCCCCGCGCCGCCGCTGCCCAACGCCCGGCTGCGGGCCCGCGGGTGA
- a CDS encoding amidase, translating into MPRVHAFRDDALADHDAVGLVEALRAGRVGTAEVVEAAIARTEAVDPHLGAVAHRAYDRARAEGRDPRGGWFAGVPTFVKDNADVAGMPTQHGADAFTAAPPRRDGDLARMYLATGLVPLGKTRLSEFGFSPAAEHARQGPVRNPWSTDHTAGASSAGSAALVAAGAVPIAHANDGGGSIRIPAAACGLVGLKPTRGRLAQDVMNRTMPVRIVADGVVTRSVRDTAALLREAERVYRALHLPPVGDVTRPGRRRLRVAVVTAAAGRTASPEVAALTRRTADLLAGLGHHVEEAASPAPPSFAEDFLLHWGLLATAIVRTGRLTYGRSWDLERCDPLTRGLDRLATRNLHRLPGAIRRLRQAADLGAAFHERYDVVLSPTLATTTPRVGHLDPSAGYDQAMERILSWVAFTPWQNVTGEPAVSLPLATSAEGLPLGMMLGAGAGREPLLLGLALELEEAAPFARITAPAGPGTPP; encoded by the coding sequence GTGCCCCGGGTCCATGCCTTCCGTGACGACGCCCTCGCCGACCACGACGCCGTGGGGCTGGTCGAGGCGCTGCGCGCCGGCCGGGTCGGCACCGCGGAGGTCGTCGAGGCGGCGATCGCGCGGACCGAGGCGGTCGACCCGCACCTCGGGGCGGTCGCGCACCGCGCCTACGACCGGGCGCGGGCCGAGGGCCGCGACCCGCGGGGCGGCTGGTTCGCCGGCGTCCCGACCTTCGTCAAGGACAACGCCGACGTCGCCGGCATGCCCACCCAGCACGGCGCGGACGCCTTCACCGCCGCCCCGCCCCGCCGCGACGGGGACCTGGCCCGGATGTACCTCGCGACCGGGCTCGTGCCGCTGGGCAAGACCCGGCTCTCGGAGTTCGGCTTCTCCCCGGCCGCCGAGCACGCCCGCCAGGGGCCCGTGCGCAACCCGTGGTCCACCGACCACACCGCCGGCGCGTCCTCGGCCGGCTCCGCGGCCCTGGTCGCCGCCGGCGCGGTCCCGATCGCGCACGCCAACGACGGCGGCGGCTCGATCCGCATCCCCGCCGCAGCATGCGGCCTGGTCGGGCTCAAGCCCACCCGCGGCCGACTGGCCCAGGACGTGATGAATCGCACGATGCCGGTGCGGATCGTGGCCGACGGCGTGGTCACCCGCAGCGTCCGCGACACCGCCGCGCTGCTCCGCGAGGCCGAGCGGGTCTACCGCGCGCTGCACCTGCCGCCGGTCGGCGACGTCACCCGGCCCGGGCGCCGGCGGCTGCGGGTGGCGGTCGTCACGGCGGCCGCCGGCCGCACGGCCTCGCCCGAGGTCGCGGCCCTCACGCGCCGTACCGCCGACCTGCTCGCGGGCCTGGGCCACCACGTCGAGGAGGCCGCCTCGCCGGCGCCGCCGTCCTTCGCCGAGGACTTCCTGCTCCACTGGGGCCTGCTGGCCACCGCGATCGTCCGCACTGGCAGGCTCACCTACGGCCGGTCGTGGGACCTCGAGCGGTGCGACCCGCTGACCCGCGGGCTCGACCGGCTCGCCACCCGCAACCTCCACCGCCTCCCGGGGGCGATCCGCCGGCTGCGGCAGGCCGCCGACCTCGGCGCGGCCTTCCACGAGCGGTACGACGTCGTGCTGAGCCCCACCCTGGCCACCACGACGCCCCGGGTCGGGCACCTGGACCCGTCGGCCGGCTACGACCAGGCGATGGAGCGGATCCTGTCCTGGGTGGCCTTCACGCCGTGGCAGAACGTCACCGGCGAGCCGGCCGTCTCCCTGCCGCTGGCGACCAGCGCCGAGGGCCTCCCCCTGGGGATGATGCTGGGCGCCGGAGCCGGCCGCGAGCCGCTGCTGCTGGGGCTCGCGCTGGAGCTCGAGGAGGCCGCTCCGTTCGCCCGGATCACCGCTCCGGCGGGCCCCGGAACGCCGCCCTGA
- a CDS encoding FAS1-like dehydratase domain-containing protein — MPVDASLVGRTFPPTRPYTVSEEKVRELAATTGATWDGGPVPPTFPIVLAFEAMTAFLDSEGVELARIVHGDQRFRYERPVRVGDVLTATLTVASIRSIGGNDIIGTTSEVRDADGALVCATSATLVHRGAA; from the coding sequence ATGCCGGTCGACGCCTCGCTGGTGGGCAGGACGTTCCCGCCCACCAGGCCCTACACCGTCTCGGAGGAGAAGGTCCGCGAGCTCGCGGCCACCACCGGAGCCACCTGGGACGGCGGGCCCGTGCCGCCGACGTTCCCGATCGTGCTGGCCTTCGAGGCGATGACCGCCTTCCTCGACAGCGAGGGCGTCGAGCTCGCGCGGATCGTCCACGGCGACCAGCGGTTCCGCTACGAGCGGCCGGTCCGGGTCGGCGACGTGCTCACCGCGACCCTCACCGTCGCGAGCATCCGTTCCATCGGCGGCAACGACATCATCGGCACGACCAGCGAGGTCCGCGACGCGGACGGCGCGCTCGTGTGCGCGACCAGCGCCACCCTCGTCCACCGGGGTGCGGCATGA
- a CDS encoding MaoC/PaaZ C-terminal domain-containing protein: MSLEPGTELPVQRYVVRRSDLVRYAGASGDFNPIHWSDRVATEVGLPGVIAHGMYTLALAARAVATWTDDAEVVELGAKFTAPVVVPDDEAGVALEVAGSVASVEDGLATLKLTVTSGGDKVLGMPKAVVRA; the protein is encoded by the coding sequence ATGAGCCTCGAGCCCGGCACCGAGCTGCCCGTCCAGCGCTACGTCGTGCGCCGCTCCGACCTCGTGCGGTACGCCGGCGCCTCCGGCGACTTCAACCCGATCCACTGGTCGGACCGGGTCGCCACCGAGGTCGGCCTGCCCGGCGTCATCGCCCACGGCATGTACACCCTCGCCCTGGCCGCCCGCGCCGTCGCGACCTGGACCGACGACGCCGAGGTGGTCGAGCTCGGCGCGAAGTTCACCGCCCCCGTCGTCGTCCCCGACGACGAGGCCGGGGTCGCGCTCGAGGTCGCCGGTAGCGTCGCCTCGGTCGAGGACGGCCTGGCCACGCTGAAGCTCACCGTCACCTCCGGCGGGGACAAGGTGCTCGGGATGCCGAAGGCCGTCGTCCGTGCCTGA
- a CDS encoding adenosine deaminase, producing the protein MIPPPAAPAGPRDLRALPKAHLHLHFTGSMRHTTLLELAERDGIRLPDQLVADWPPQLSAADEKGWFRFQRLYDVARSVLRTEDDVRRLVREAAEDDVLDGGRWLEIQVDPSGYAARFGGITAFTDLVLDAVAEAERSTGLGIALVVAANRTRHPLDARTLARLAAQYAGRGVVGFGLSNDERRGSTADFERAFAIAERAGLLLTPHGGELRGPEHVRVCLDALHADRLGHGVRSAEDPALLERIVTAGVALEVCPVSNVALGVYSDLTSVPLPTLLEAGATVALGADDPLLFGSRLAGQYATMRAAHDLPDTTLAELARMSFRASRAPSDVVAAGMAGIDAWLAGPPRD; encoded by the coding sequence TTGATCCCGCCGCCGGCAGCACCCGCAGGTCCGCGTGACCTGCGGGCGCTGCCGAAGGCGCACCTGCACCTGCACTTCACCGGGTCGATGCGGCACACGACCCTGCTGGAGCTGGCCGAGCGGGACGGCATCCGCCTGCCCGACCAGCTCGTCGCGGACTGGCCGCCGCAGCTGAGCGCGGCCGACGAGAAGGGCTGGTTCCGCTTCCAGCGGCTCTACGACGTGGCCCGCTCGGTGCTGCGGACCGAGGACGACGTCCGCCGCCTGGTGCGCGAGGCCGCCGAGGACGACGTCCTCGACGGCGGCCGGTGGCTGGAGATCCAGGTCGACCCCAGCGGGTACGCCGCCCGCTTCGGCGGCATCACGGCCTTCACCGACCTGGTGCTCGACGCCGTCGCCGAGGCCGAGCGCAGCACCGGCCTGGGCATCGCGCTGGTCGTCGCCGCCAACCGCACCCGCCACCCCCTCGACGCGCGCACCCTCGCCCGGCTCGCCGCGCAGTACGCCGGCCGCGGCGTGGTCGGCTTCGGCCTCTCCAACGACGAGCGGCGCGGCTCGACCGCCGACTTCGAGCGGGCCTTCGCCATCGCCGAGCGCGCCGGCCTGCTGCTCACCCCCCACGGCGGGGAGCTGCGCGGTCCCGAGCACGTGCGGGTGTGTCTCGACGCGCTGCACGCCGACCGGCTCGGCCACGGCGTGCGCTCCGCGGAGGACCCGGCGCTGCTGGAGCGGATCGTGACCGCCGGCGTCGCCCTCGAGGTCTGCCCGGTCTCCAACGTCGCCCTCGGGGTCTACTCCGACCTCACCTCGGTGCCCCTCCCCACGCTGCTCGAGGCCGGCGCGACGGTCGCCCTCGGCGCCGACGACCCGCTGCTGTTCGGCTCCCGGCTCGCCGGGCAGTACGCCACCATGCGCGCCGCCCACGACCTGCCCGACACCACGCTGGCCGAGCTCGCGCGGATGTCGTTCCGCGCCTCCCGCGCCCCCTCCGACGTCGTCGCCGCGGGGATGGCCGGCATCGACGCCTGGCTGGCCGGGCCGCCGCGCGACTAG
- a CDS encoding nitroreductase family deazaflavin-dependent oxidoreductase, translated as MGLLTPLAVRIGAISWMPRLLPQVVWTDKRLQSLTRGRVSILDVAGLPNLTLTVPGRKSGVPRSTPLLCVPHDGGWLVAGSYFGDPKMPMWVRNLRAADPTAGTVTATMGGRTVTVAARELDGEARAEAWQAMLRTWPNYALYEQRTDRTIPVFHLTPLAASNAA; from the coding sequence ATGGGCCTGCTCACCCCGCTCGCCGTGCGGATCGGCGCGATCTCCTGGATGCCGCGACTGCTCCCCCAGGTCGTGTGGACCGACAAGCGGCTCCAGTCGCTCACGCGCGGGCGGGTCAGCATCCTCGACGTCGCCGGGTTGCCGAACCTCACGCTGACCGTCCCGGGCCGCAAGTCCGGCGTGCCGCGCAGCACGCCGCTGTTGTGCGTGCCCCACGACGGCGGCTGGCTGGTCGCCGGCTCCTACTTCGGCGACCCGAAGATGCCGATGTGGGTGCGCAACCTCCGCGCCGCCGACCCGACCGCCGGCACCGTCACGGCCACGATGGGCGGCCGCACCGTGACCGTCGCGGCCCGCGAGCTCGACGGCGAGGCCCGGGCCGAGGCGTGGCAGGCGATGCTGCGGACCTGGCCGAACTACGCGCTCTACGAGCAGCGGACCGACCGGACGATCCCGGTCTTCCACCTCACGCCGCTGGCCGCCTCGAACGCCGCCTGA
- a CDS encoding homogentisate 1,2-dioxygenase — translation MAYYRSVGDVPRTRHTQHRDPEGRLRHEELMGEEGFSSDSSLLYHRGVPSAIVASEVWALPDQARVPNHPLAPRHLRLHDLTTGPDAVTDRRLVLGNADVRISYVRTGTDPSAYHRDAVGDECVFVESGSGVVETVFGLLPYRAGDYVVLPRATTHRWVPAEPSRLYCIEASGHVAPPKRYLSRYGQLLEHAPYCERDLHGPTEPLLVEGTDVEVLVKHRTSAGVVGTRLVHDTHPFDVVGWDGCLYPYTFNIEDYMPITGKVHQPPPVHQVFEGPRFVICNFLPRKVDYHPLAVPVPYYHSNVDSDEVMFYVAGDYEARKGSGIGIGSISLHPGGHAHGPQPAAIEASLGAERFEESAVMVDTFAPLELGEGGTACEDPAYAWSWAGRRI, via the coding sequence ATGGCCTACTACCGATCGGTGGGCGACGTGCCGCGCACGCGCCACACCCAGCACCGCGACCCCGAGGGCCGCCTCCGCCACGAGGAGCTCATGGGCGAGGAGGGCTTCAGCTCCGACTCCTCCCTGCTCTACCACCGCGGCGTGCCCTCGGCGATCGTCGCCTCGGAGGTCTGGGCGCTGCCCGACCAGGCGCGCGTGCCCAACCACCCGCTCGCGCCTCGCCACCTGCGGCTGCACGACCTGACCACCGGCCCCGACGCCGTCACCGACCGCCGGCTGGTCCTCGGCAACGCCGACGTGCGGATCTCCTACGTCCGCACCGGCACCGACCCCTCGGCCTACCACCGCGACGCGGTCGGCGACGAGTGCGTCTTCGTGGAGTCCGGCAGCGGCGTCGTGGAGACCGTCTTCGGCCTCCTGCCCTACCGCGCCGGCGACTACGTCGTGCTGCCCCGGGCCACGACCCACCGCTGGGTGCCTGCCGAGCCCTCGCGGCTCTACTGCATCGAGGCGAGCGGCCACGTCGCGCCGCCGAAGCGCTACCTCTCCCGCTACGGGCAGCTGCTCGAGCACGCGCCGTACTGCGAGCGCGACCTGCACGGCCCCACCGAGCCGCTCCTGGTCGAGGGCACCGACGTGGAGGTGCTGGTCAAGCACCGCACCTCCGCCGGGGTCGTCGGCACCCGCCTGGTCCACGACACCCACCCCTTCGACGTCGTCGGCTGGGACGGGTGCCTCTACCCCTACACCTTCAACATCGAGGACTACATGCCGATCACCGGCAAGGTGCACCAGCCGCCGCCGGTGCACCAGGTCTTCGAGGGGCCCCGCTTCGTGATCTGCAACTTCCTGCCGCGCAAGGTCGACTACCACCCGCTGGCGGTGCCGGTGCCCTACTACCACTCCAACGTCGACAGCGACGAGGTGATGTTCTACGTCGCCGGCGACTACGAGGCGCGCAAGGGCTCGGGCATCGGGATCGGGTCGATCTCCCTCCACCCCGGCGGCCACGCGCACGGCCCGCAGCCCGCGGCGATCGAGGCCTCGCTGGGGGCGGAGCGGTTCGAGGAGTCGGCGGTCATGGTCGACACCTTCGCGCCCCTCGAGCTCGGCGAGGGCGGCACCGCGTGCGAGGACCCGGCCTACGCATGGTCCTGGGCCGGGCGCCGCATCTGA
- a CDS encoding CidA/LrgA family protein translates to MPTGLVVGLTWLVACQLAGEVLVRLSGVPVPGPVAGMVVLLLALEVRRRRGRDTEQDAAVRAADGLLRHLQLLFVPAGVGVIAYLGTLREAAVPVLVAMVGSWALGLLVIGWTTRVLERPGRQA, encoded by the coding sequence GTGCCCACAGGACTCGTCGTCGGACTCACCTGGCTCGTCGCCTGCCAGCTCGCCGGGGAGGTCCTGGTCCGGCTGAGCGGCGTGCCCGTCCCCGGCCCGGTCGCCGGCATGGTCGTCCTCCTCCTCGCCCTGGAGGTACGTCGCCGGCGGGGCCGCGACACCGAGCAGGACGCCGCCGTGCGGGCCGCCGACGGGCTGCTGCGCCACCTCCAGCTGCTGTTCGTGCCGGCCGGCGTCGGGGTGATCGCCTACCTCGGCACCCTGCGCGAGGCGGCGGTGCCGGTCCTCGTCGCGATGGTCGGGTCGTGGGCGCTGGGGCTCCTCGTCATCGGCTGGACCACCCGCGTCCTGGAGCGTCCGGGGCGGCAGGCGTGA
- a CDS encoding fumarylacetoacetate hydrolase family protein, whose translation MSTGFDLDHLPYGVFTVAGDRRRVGVRHEDTVLDLAAATGRPELASPSLNAFMALGPEVWRQTREEARALLEGGAETIALADVELHLPFEVADYVDFYASEHHATNVGRILRPDSAPLLPNWKHLPVGYHGRAGTVVASETPVVRPCGQRGGPDGPTWGPSRRLDVEAELGFVVGAPSSLGDPVPYSAFGEHVFGVVGLNDWSARDLQAWEYVPLGPFLGKSFATSVSHWVTPVAALDAAWCDLPAQDPEPLPYLGPGQVRGLDIEVEIELDGEVVSRPPYRTTYWSPAQMLAHLTSNGASVRTGDLFASGTISGPEPDQRGSFLELWEAERFLEDGSEVVLRYSAPGVGGGRITLGDVRGRIEPARAPLV comes from the coding sequence GTGAGCACCGGATTCGACCTCGACCACCTCCCCTACGGCGTCTTCACCGTCGCCGGCGACCGCCGCCGCGTCGGCGTCCGCCACGAGGACACCGTCCTCGACCTGGCTGCCGCGACCGGCCGCCCCGAGCTGGCCAGCCCCTCCCTGAACGCCTTCATGGCGCTCGGGCCCGAGGTCTGGCGCCAGACCCGGGAGGAGGCGCGGGCGCTGCTGGAGGGCGGCGCGGAGACCATCGCGCTCGCCGACGTCGAGCTGCACCTGCCGTTCGAGGTCGCCGACTACGTCGACTTCTACGCCTCCGAGCACCACGCCACCAACGTCGGCCGCATCCTGCGCCCCGACTCCGCGCCGCTGCTGCCGAACTGGAAGCACCTGCCCGTCGGCTACCACGGCCGGGCCGGGACGGTCGTGGCCAGCGAGACCCCCGTCGTCCGTCCGTGCGGGCAGCGCGGCGGCCCCGACGGCCCCACCTGGGGGCCCAGCCGCCGCCTCGACGTCGAGGCCGAGCTCGGCTTCGTCGTCGGGGCGCCCTCCTCGCTCGGCGACCCGGTGCCGTACTCCGCGTTCGGCGAGCACGTCTTCGGCGTCGTCGGCCTCAACGACTGGTCCGCGCGCGACCTCCAGGCCTGGGAGTACGTCCCGCTCGGGCCGTTCCTCGGCAAGTCCTTCGCGACCTCGGTCTCGCACTGGGTGACGCCGGTCGCGGCGCTCGACGCCGCCTGGTGCGACCTGCCCGCGCAGGATCCCGAGCCGCTGCCCTACCTGGGCCCCGGCCAGGTCCGCGGGCTCGACATCGAGGTGGAGATCGAGCTCGACGGGGAGGTGGTCAGCCGGCCGCCGTACCGCACGACGTACTGGTCCCCCGCGCAGATGCTCGCCCACCTCACCTCCAACGGCGCGTCCGTGCGGACCGGCGACCTGTTCGCCTCCGGCACCATCAGCGGACCCGAGCCCGACCAGCGCGGGTCCTTCCTCGAGCTGTGGGAGGCCGAGCGGTTCCTCGAGGACGGCTCGGAGGTCGTGCTGCGCTACTCCGCGCCCGGCGTCGGCGGCGGGCGGATCACGCTCGGGGACGTCCGTGGCCGAATCGAACCGGCGCGGGCCCCGCTCGTCTAG